The nucleotide sequence CCTTTAGTGGTCATGGCGGTGGCTAAAGGCATGGCCGTACCCAGCAGGATCATGGTTTCCCAGGGAACGCCGGTTTTGATGGTATCGACCAAGTTAACATAATTGCTGCCGTCTTTTCTTTTGATAAAGGCCACCAAGGCTAAAATACCGATCACAATACCGGTGTTGCCCAGGGCTTTGAGGAAGGCCAGCACCGGTCCTTCCGGCAGAAAACCGGGCAAAAACAAAAGCACTACCAACAGTCCCAGCAAGCCACTGACTTGTTTCTGATAAGCATTCATGCGGATGGTATTTTCCATGACAAAATCGCTCTTCTGAATAGCCCTGACATCCGGCCGGAAGACAAACTTGCACAAAGCCAGATATCCTAACACCCCGCCATAGCCAATGGCGCTGGCCAGAATAGTAAAGGACAGAAAGCTGATTTGAATTCCTGTTTGTTTGGCAAGCACACCCATCAGCATCACCGGCAGAGCTTTAAAGGGTAAAGCCGCCATTCCCATCAAGCCGGCAAAGACAATGCCGATGACCATCAGTTTAGGATATTTGTCCTGATTGGTATAACCAAACACTTTGCAAAGCTGATACAAAATTCCCCAGCAAATAATAATGGCCGGCGTGACGCTGATCAGGGCCGCGATGATGAAAGCGGCGGTAAGCAGCATAGTGGAAAGTACCCAGGGTTTGCCTTTGGCAAATTTCCTGGAGACAGCCCAGCTGGCAATCACATTGCTTACCCCTGCTTTATCAATAATTGCGGCAAAGATAAGCATGAAAAACACGAATAAATAGGTATCTCCCCCGTACCCCTGGGCAAAGACGCTGGGCACGGTGCCAAATTCGGTGAATCCCAAAGCAATGGCACCCAGTAAAGCCGGCCAGATCACGCTGACCGTAGCCCAGGCATAAACGACGCCTAAGAAAATCCCTACAACCGCCATGCCAAAGGATGTTAATGGTTCAATTGGCGGCAAGTATTTAAACCCGAACATCAAAACCAGCGCAATGATACTATTGAGATAATACCAAGTATTTTTACCCGATGGATTGGCACTTGCAGAACTCATAGCCATAACAAACCTCCTGCTTCATAATAATTCTTTTTCCCTGATTGGCAAACCTGACTCCCGGAATTGGCATAATGGCCGCATTCTTCCTGGCACCACCTCCTTGGCCGCCCCTGTGTTTCTATTTGTATTTCTTAAGAATATTTCTGCCGGCAATATGAATCATGACCTGGTCGGTGCCGCCACCGATCCGGTAATTGCGGGCGTCCCTCCACAATCTGGAGATGCGGCAATCATTGGTATAGCCGATTCCACTCATAATCTGCAGGGCATCATCGATAATTTCATTGCCTGACTGAGCGCAATAAAGCTTGGTTAAAGCCGAAGTGATTTGGGTTGAGATGCCATTTTCTTTTTCCCAGGCCGTTTTATAGATGAGATTTCTCATGTTCTCAATCTTCAGGGCCATATAGGTGATCTTCTCCTGAATCAATTGGAAAGTTCCGATGGGCTTGCCGAACTGCACTCTTTGGTTGGCATAACGCACTGCGTCCTCAAAGGCGCACTCGGCCATTCCCAAAATGGTGGAAGCCATCAGCAACCGTTCCGTTTCAAAGTTCTTCATCAATTGCAGGAAGCCGTGGCCTTCCTGACCGACAATGTCCTTTTCCTCCACTGCCACGTTTTCCAGATAGATTTCGCAGGTCTCCAGCATATGCCAGCCGATTTTGTGAAGCTGCTCCACCTTGATTCCCGGCGCACTCATGGGCACCCACCACATGGTAAAGGCTTTGGTCTTGTCTGTCTCATCACAATTACGGGCCATGCAAAGCAGGTAGGGGTTGGTCAAAGCGCCGCTGATAAAGGTCTTGTGCCCGTTAAGATACACTTTGCCGTTTTTCCGGGTATAGGAAGTCTGGATGGCGGAAGTGTCTGAACCGGCTTGGGGTTCGGTAAAGCCGATGCAAAAAGGGACCTGTCCCTGTTTGACATAATCCATGGTGATCTTCTTTTGCTCTTCCGAGCCGTAGGTGAGCATATTGTCCAGCTGAAAAGCTTGGGTAAAGACATTGATGGGACCGCCGTTTTTGGCGATTTCTTCTTTGACCAGCAACAGGGTCAGGAGATCCACCGGAGTACCGCCGTATTCTTCCGGAACCCCCAATAAGCCGAAACCATTGTCCACCAGAGCTTTGGCGAATTCCACCGGGAACCGCCCTTCCTCATCGCATCTTCTCACATAGTCTTCCGGGCATTCCCGCTCCATCAGTTCTTTAAGACTTTCCAGCAATAATTCCTGTTCTTCGCTTTTCTTGAAATCCATATTCCTCAAACCCCTTTACTTTTTATTGCTCCGCAAAGCAGCTTTGTAAGCTTTATGCTCTTCCGTCTGGGCACAAAAAGGCGAAGACTGGAGCTCGGCTTCCATAACGGCATTGAGCAGCTGGTTGATGGTTGAATTGGTAATCCGCTTGGTGATTTTCATAGGCAGGGAAGGCATTGCCGCCATGCCTTGGGCCAGGGACAAGGTCGCCTCTTCAATCTCGGCATCAGGAAAAACATGATTAACGAATCCCATCTGCCACGCTTCCCGGGCTTCCACAACCCGGCCTGTGAACCAAAGCTCTTTGGCACGGTAAAGCCCGATGGTCTGAGGCAGGAAGAGCAGGGCGCCCATTTCCGGCACGATGCCTACCCGCAAAAAGTTGGAGGAGAATTTGGCGCTTTCCGAGGCCATGATCAAATCACAGGCCAAAGCCAGACTCATGCCCCCGCCTACGGCATAGCCCCTGACCATGGCAATGACGGGCTTCTCCATCTGCTGAATGATTTGGACCACCCGGCAGTACTTTTTCAAAGCCGCCCGGGAATTTTCAATGGAGGGCGTGGTTCCTGCTCCGGCTTTCAGGTCGCCTCCTGAGCAGAAATGCTCTCCTTTCCCCTTCAAAATGATCACTTTGACGGCCTCATCCTGATCCAGGCTTTCCAGCATCCCGGCCAGCTGCTCCATCATCCCCGGATCGATGGCATTTCTGCGTTGGGGTTTGTTCAGAACCAGGGTGGCGATTCCATTGTCTTGTTTTTCAACATACACTGTGTGTTCCATCATGCACCTTCCTCATTTCTCCGCCGCTCTCTATAATTCCATGGCGGCCCGGTAACCCTTTTTGGTAGCATCGGCCATGCGCTTAGGGTCTTCACAATCCCCGATGACTTTAAGAATGGGCACCTTGCCTTGCAGCTGGTCGGCCAGTTCCAGATTTTTTTCGAAGCCCAGGGTCACGGCCACGGTGTCTGCCGGATAGACTTCTTCCGTGGCATCCTCCCGTCTGAATCTGACCCCTTCTCCGGTGATGGCTAACACTTTCGTTGAGGGCTCCATTTGGACATCGGGAGATTTCTTGAACTTGGAGACCACATGAAAGCGGTCACTGGCGCCCACATCATAGCCGATCTTTTTCCGTTCCTCCAAGATGACCATTTTCCGTCGATGGGCCAGCAGCTCCTGACCCAGTTCGCAGCCCGGCAAGCCGCCGCCGATAATGGCTACCCGCTTGCCGAAAGGCCAGGGCATGCCCATCAGGCTTCTCACAAGCTTGGGGGAGTAGAATAAGCGCAGAAATACAGCGCCCCCATTCCACATCACTTTGTTGATCAGACCCGGCTTCTGCGGGGGCTTGCCATTGAGCATTTCCAGAAAATCATGGGACCGGACCATATTGCCCCGCTCTACGCCGGGCGCTTTGAGGTCCACCGGATGCCCGCCCACTGCGATAATGACAGCTTCCGGTTTTTCTGACCGCACCAATTCCGGGGTAACCTGGGTGTTCAGCTTCACCTGAATGTTGGGCGTCTTGCTGAGCTGAGCCTTGTAGTAGTGGGTCAAGCGCTCATAGGTAGGACTGAAAATGGCACTCATCACCAGACAGCCGCCGACTCTTGGCCCCCGCTCATAGAGGGTGACCTGATGCCCCCGCTTGGCTGCCGTCAAAGCCGCCGCCAGTCCTCCCGGTCCGCTGCCCACCACCATCACTCTTTTGGGCTGGCCCACCGGTTCAACCGGGGTGAGCAATTCCGGACCCAGACGGGGATTGACACTGCAGTATTCCAGGCCATGACCGGCCGCCATCTCATCCAGACAGCGGCAGCAGGTGATGCACATTTGGATATCTTCCTGTCTGCCTTCCCTGACTTTATTGGGAAACTCCGGATCAGCGATGCAGTACCGCACCCCGCCGATCAGATCTGCTTTGCCTTCAGCGAGGATCTTCTCCATAACCGCCGGATCGGTTTGCCGGTAACCGGTCACCACGGGGATTGTGGCCACTTTCTTGATCTCTGCCGAAATCCAGGACCAATGGCCGTCGGGGATTTCTTTGGTGGTCAGGGGCACGGAGCTTTCATGCCAGCCCACCGCCAGGTTATGCCAGGCCACGCCGGCCTTTTCCAGATAGGGGACAATTTGCTTGGCGTCTTCGATTTCATTGCCATTCTTGACATAGTCCACCGGAGTCCAGCGGATCAGCACCGGAAACTCCTGGCCGCAGGCTTCTTTGACGGCCTGAACCACTTCCATGGCAAACCGGCAGCGGTTTTCCACACTGCCTCCGTATTCATCGGTCCGGTTATTGGTGGCTTTGGAAAGAAAACGGCTGAGCACGCCTCCCACCCCGGCAAGCAGCTCGATGCCATCCCAGCCTGCGGCCTGGAGGATCTTGCCGCAGTTGGCCACCTGAGTCGCATAGGTTTTAATATCTTCTTTGGTCATGGTCTGAAAAGGGCCCACCCCTTTGAGAATCTGAATGTCGGAAGGACCGAAATGCCCTTCCGGTTCATTCAAGTTGCGCCGCCAGTCATGGAGGGCCAAAGCCTGTCCCACCAGCAAGCCCCCATGTTTATGCACAGCTTCGGCCATGGCCCGCAAATGGGGCAGATGCTCCGGGGCGTAGGCATTGGGCAAGGGGTGCCTTGATTGCCTTGGGTAAAAAGCCACCGACTGACAGATCAAGGCATAGCCGCCTTTAGCCCGTTCTTCCAAGTAATTAAGAAAGACCTGGGTCGGTTTATTGTCATCCGTAGTATAGCCATGACCGGGGGACATGGAGGTTGTAATCATCCGGTTCCGCAAGGTCAGGCTGCCTACTTGAATTGGTTGGAATAAATGGGCAAACTCGCTCATCATCATTCCCTCGCATATCCATTATTTCTTTAGACTTTGTCTTCACGAACTCTATCCCTGACGGTAAATGATTCCGAATCCTCCTTGAGGGTACTCCCAGGAGATGGCCTTTTGGTCACAGATGATCCGGCAGGTTCCGCACTCCAGACAGCCTGCCCATTCTACAGTGATTTGGCCGTTTTGTTCGCTGTAAAGCCCTGCCGGGCAAGCGGTAAGGCAGCTTTTTTCGGGGCAGGTCCGGCAGGCCTGCTGGTCGATCCGGATATGGGGCTCTCCTTCATTCACTTCAAATTTGTTCAGAGACAGTTTATCCGCCAAACTTAAACCCTTCATAGGGCCCGCACCCCCTTCATGCCATCCCGGGCCAAGTCAAGCCAGGACATTCCGCTCTCTTGAAAGGACCCTAAGGCCGTCTTCCAGAGGTGCTCTTTGGGGCTGAGATCGTGGTTATAAATCTTGCCGAACAAGTTGTTGGCCAGAGGGGCATAGTTTTTATAGAGCCGGTCTGTTTCCATAAAATCCACGGCTTTGGCGTAAAGTTTTAAATCTTTCATGATAAAGCTCTCGTCCAATTTGCGCTGATAGGAACTTAAGGCTGCGGCACTGTAATCGCCCCGTTCTTTGGCTTCAAGGACAGCTTCCGCTGCCGCGATCCCTGAGCCTATGGCCAGGTCCATGCCTCTGATCACCAGGCCGCTGTTGATGGTAAACCCGGCGGCATCCCCCACAATCAGCATTCCATCCGTATGAAGCTGAGCGGGAACCATATGCAGACCGCCTTCCGCCGTCAGATGGGCTCCGTATTCCGTCATGGTTCCGTCCTTGACCAAGGGGGCCACCAAAGGATGGCGGAGCAGGTCATCCAGGACTTCAAAGGGCTTTACCTTCTCTTTAACTAAATCATCCAGGCGCATGACCACGCCGATGGACAGACTTTCCCGATTGGTATAAAAGAAGCCGCCCCCGGCCACGCCATGAGTGGCGTCGCCCAGCATGGCATAGGCCGTTCCTTCATTCCCTTCCAGTCTGAACCGCTCTTCAATCACCTGCTGGGGAAGTTCTATCAAAGCCTTAGCTCCCACCGCCAGGTGAGCGGGCTCGATCTCTCCCCGCAGACCGGCCTCCTGAGCGATGAAGGAGTTGATGCCGTCGGCTGCGATGACCACTTCAGCCAGCATCTCTTCATCCCCAGTGACAATACCGGTCATTCTGCCCCCTTCTTTCAGCACCTTGTCAACTTTAACTCCCGTTACGATCATGGCTCCCGCTTCTTCAGCCTTCTCCGCCAGCCAACGATCGAATTTAGCCCTTAACACAGTGACCGCATTGTAAGGAGTCTTGGCCAGTCCCTGACCTTTGTATTCAATGTTAACGTAATCCGTAGGGGTCATCAGGGTGGTAAGGTAGTTGGTAATATAGCGTTCAATAGGCGCTTCTTCCCAGAAGTCCGGAATAAGCTGATCCAAAATCCGGCTGTACAGCACACCTCCGCTCAGATTCTTGCTTCCGGGATAATCTCCCCGTTCCACCACCACAACTTCCCTTCCGGCCCTGGCCAGCTTGTAAGCCGCACTCAGCCCGGCCAGACCTGCGCCGATGATGATCACTTCATATTTGTCTGCGCTCATTGTTTCACCTAATTCTTCTAATTTATCGGTTGGCTAATCTATCGGTTGGCTTTGATCAGACCGCTCAGGGCGGGAAGGATTTTAGAGAGATCGCCGACGATGCCGTAATCAGCCTGCTGGAAGATGGGAGCCCCTTTATCTTTGTTAATGGCAATGATCGTTTTGGCCTGGTTGGCCCCTACCATGTGCTGGACTTGCCCGGATATGCCGATAGCCAAGTAAAGCTCCGGTTTGAGCATGGCTCCGGATACTCCGATATATCTTTCCCGGGCCATCCAGTTGACCCCTTCGGCAATCGGACGGGAGCAGCCCACTTCTGCACCGATTAAGCCGGCTAATTCTTCAGCCATTTTCAGGTCGGCTTGTTCGGCAAAGCCCCGTCCCACTCCCAGCACCCGTTTAGCGGCGTTAAGATTGACTTCCGCCCCTGCTTTGCTCTTCTTCTCCAGGCACTTTACCGATACGGC is from Desulfitobacterium chlororespirans DSM 11544 and encodes:
- a CDS encoding FAD-dependent oxidoreductase produces the protein MMMSEFAHLFQPIQVGSLTLRNRMITTSMSPGHGYTTDDNKPTQVFLNYLEERAKGGYALICQSVAFYPRQSRHPLPNAYAPEHLPHLRAMAEAVHKHGGLLVGQALALHDWRRNLNEPEGHFGPSDIQILKGVGPFQTMTKEDIKTYATQVANCGKILQAAGWDGIELLAGVGGVLSRFLSKATNNRTDEYGGSVENRCRFAMEVVQAVKEACGQEFPVLIRWTPVDYVKNGNEIEDAKQIVPYLEKAGVAWHNLAVGWHESSVPLTTKEIPDGHWSWISAEIKKVATIPVVTGYRQTDPAVMEKILAEGKADLIGGVRYCIADPEFPNKVREGRQEDIQMCITCCRCLDEMAAGHGLEYCSVNPRLGPELLTPVEPVGQPKRVMVVGSGPGGLAAALTAAKRGHQVTLYERGPRVGGCLVMSAIFSPTYERLTHYYKAQLSKTPNIQVKLNTQVTPELVRSEKPEAVIIAVGGHPVDLKAPGVERGNMVRSHDFLEMLNGKPPQKPGLINKVMWNGGAVFLRLFYSPKLVRSLMGMPWPFGKRVAIIGGGLPGCELGQELLAHRRKMVILEERKKIGYDVGASDRFHVVSKFKKSPDVQMEPSTKVLAITGEGVRFRREDATEEVYPADTVAVTLGFEKNLELADQLQGKVPILKVIGDCEDPKRMADATKKGYRAAMEL
- a CDS encoding enoyl-CoA hydratase/isomerase family protein, whose protein sequence is MMEHTVYVEKQDNGIATLVLNKPQRRNAIDPGMMEQLAGMLESLDQDEAVKVIILKGKGEHFCSGGDLKAGAGTTPSIENSRAALKKYCRVVQIIQQMEKPVIAMVRGYAVGGGMSLALACDLIMASESAKFSSNFLRVGIVPEMGALLFLPQTIGLYRAKELWFTGRVVEAREAWQMGFVNHVFPDAEIEEATLSLAQGMAAMPSLPMKITKRITNSTINQLLNAVMEAELQSSPFCAQTEEHKAYKAALRSNKK
- a CDS encoding SLC13 family permease; the protein is MAMSSASANPSGKNTWYYLNSIIALVLMFGFKYLPPIEPLTSFGMAVVGIFLGVVYAWATVSVIWPALLGAIALGFTEFGTVPSVFAQGYGGDTYLFVFFMLIFAAIIDKAGVSNVIASWAVSRKFAKGKPWVLSTMLLTAAFIIAALISVTPAIIICWGILYQLCKVFGYTNQDKYPKLMVIGIVFAGLMGMAALPFKALPVMLMGVLAKQTGIQISFLSFTILASAIGYGGVLGYLALCKFVFRPDVRAIQKSDFVMENTIRMNAYQKQVSGLLGLLVVLLFLPGFLPEGPVLAFLKALGNTGIVIGILALVAFIKRKDGSNYVNLVDTIKTGVPWETMILLGTAMPLATAMTTKGTGVQELLSQVFTPILGANANPVMFAILILVITALLKQFMGGVVVGMLMVPMAITYASGIGANIQMLIVAVSVFCNIAVLLPSAGPLTALLHGNTEWVSTKEIIKYGTPLVVVVTVIGIIISLTLGNLLF
- a CDS encoding FAD-dependent oxidoreductase, which translates into the protein MSADKYEVIIIGAGLAGLSAAYKLARAGREVVVVERGDYPGSKNLSGGVLYSRILDQLIPDFWEEAPIERYITNYLTTLMTPTDYVNIEYKGQGLAKTPYNAVTVLRAKFDRWLAEKAEEAGAMIVTGVKVDKVLKEGGRMTGIVTGDEEMLAEVVIAADGINSFIAQEAGLRGEIEPAHLAVGAKALIELPQQVIEERFRLEGNEGTAYAMLGDATHGVAGGGFFYTNRESLSIGVVMRLDDLVKEKVKPFEVLDDLLRHPLVAPLVKDGTMTEYGAHLTAEGGLHMVPAQLHTDGMLIVGDAAGFTINSGLVIRGMDLAIGSGIAAAEAVLEAKERGDYSAAALSSYQRKLDESFIMKDLKLYAKAVDFMETDRLYKNYAPLANNLFGKIYNHDLSPKEHLWKTALGSFQESGMSWLDLARDGMKGVRAL
- a CDS encoding ferredoxin family protein, encoding MKGLSLADKLSLNKFEVNEGEPHIRIDQQACRTCPEKSCLTACPAGLYSEQNGQITVEWAGCLECGTCRIICDQKAISWEYPQGGFGIIYRQG
- a CDS encoding acyl-CoA dehydrogenase; this translates as MDFKKSEEQELLLESLKELMERECPEDYVRRCDEEGRFPVEFAKALVDNGFGLLGVPEEYGGTPVDLLTLLLVKEEIAKNGGPINVFTQAFQLDNMLTYGSEEQKKITMDYVKQGQVPFCIGFTEPQAGSDTSAIQTSYTRKNGKVYLNGHKTFISGALTNPYLLCMARNCDETDKTKAFTMWWVPMSAPGIKVEQLHKIGWHMLETCEIYLENVAVEEKDIVGQEGHGFLQLMKNFETERLLMASTILGMAECAFEDAVRYANQRVQFGKPIGTFQLIQEKITYMALKIENMRNLIYKTAWEKENGISTQITSALTKLYCAQSGNEIIDDALQIMSGIGYTNDCRISRLWRDARNYRIGGGTDQVMIHIAGRNILKKYK